In Hyphomicrobiales bacterium, the sequence GGACCGACCTTCGCCAACGCCATGACCAAGCGCATGCTGGAGATGGAATGGGCGATGTCGGTCGAAAGCGCCATCGAAGCGGAAGCCGTGGCGCAGGCGCTGTGCATGCAGACCGAGGATTTCGCCCGCGCCTATCACGCCTTCGCCAACAAGCAGAAGCCGGTCTTCGAGGGCAACTGACATGAATAGCGCTCCCCGCCTCGGCCTCGACATCCTCGGCGACACGCTGGACTGGCCGTTCTTCGAGGAGCGGCATCGCGCCTTCGCTGCCGAGCTTTCCGGCTGGGCCGATTCCCATCTCGCCGCTCTCCCCCATGACGATGTCGATGAGGCCTGCCGGGCGCGTGTGGCGGCTCTGGGCGCGGCGGGCTTCCTGAAGGCCGCCGTGCCGGCCGCCTATGGCGGGCTCAACGACAAGCTGGACGTGCGCACGCTCTGCCTCGCCCGCGAGATCCTGGCCGCGCATGACGGCCTTGCCGATTTCTCCTTCGCCATGCAAGGGCTCGGCACCGGCTCGATCAGCATCGCCGGCTCCGAGGCGATGAAGCGGCGCATCCTGCCCGATGTCGCCACCGGCAAGCGCATCGCCGCCTTCGCCCTGTCCGAGAAGGAGGCGGGCTCCGACGTCGCCGCCATGGCGACGACCGCCACGCCAGACGGTGCATCCCATGTCCGCATCGACGGCGAGAAGAGCTGGATCTCCAATGGCGGCATCGCCGACCATTTCGTCGTCTTCGCCCGCACCGGCGAGGCGCCGGGCGCGCGCGGGCTCTCGGCCTTTCTGGTCGAGGCCGATACGCCCGGCCTGACCATCGCCGAGCGGATCGAGGTGATCGCGCCGCATCCGCTCGCGACCCTGCGCTTCGAGGGCTGCCGGGTGCCGATCGAGAACCGCATCGGCGGACCGGGCGACGGCTTCAAGGTCGCGATGGCGACGCTCGACATCTTCCGCTCGACAGTCGGCGCGGCCGCGCTCGGCTTCGCAAGGCGGGCGCTGCACGAGACGCTGGCCCATGCCAATGGCCGCAAGCTCTTCGGTGGCACGCTCGGCGATCTCCAGCTCTCGCAGGCGGCGATCGCCGACAGCGGCGCGCAAGTCGATGCCGCCGCCCTCCTCGTCTACCGCGCCGCCTGGACCAAAGACCGCGGCGCCGCCCGCGTCACCCGCGAAGCGGCGCTGGCCAAACTTGTCGCGACCGAGAACGCCCAACGCGTGATCGACCGGGCCGTCCAGATCCATGGCGGCCTCGGCGTCACCAAGGGCGTCAAGGTGGAGGAGCTCTACAGGGAGATCAGGGCGCTGCGCATCTACGAGGGCGCCTCGGAAGTCCAGAAGGTCGTGATCGCGCGCGACCTGCTGAAAGCACATGCCGGAAGAGCACATCTTTAGAGACGGATTCACCGCTCAGGTCGATCCAGCCTGAGCGGCTCCGGCTCTTGCAGGGGAACGCAATGACAGCAACCGGATTTGCGAGATCAGGGCATCAAGACAGCTTCGCGCGGGACAATCTGCCGCCGCGCGAAAGCTGGCCCGATCTGAGACTGGAAGAGGCAGGGCTGAGCTACCCGGAACGGCTGAACTGCGTCGCAGAACTGCTCGACCGGCACATCGCGGAGGGGCACGGCGGCCGGACGGCCGTGCTCGCTCCCGATCTGCACTGGAGCTATGCGGACCTTGCCGACAAGGTGAACCGCATCGCCAATGTGCTGACCCGCGATCTCGGCATGGTCAGCGGCAACCGCGTGCTGCTGCGCGCCGGCAACACGCCGATGATGGTCGCCGCCTATCTCGCCGTCATCAAGGCCGGCGGCGTCGCGGTCGCGACAATGCCGATGCTGCGGGCGGGCGAGCTCGCCTATCCGCTGCGCAAGGCGAAGATCGCGCTGGCGCTCTGCGACCACCGCCTGACCGGCGAGCTTGAAGCCGCGAAGGCACAGGTGCCGGAACTCGCGCGCATCGTCGCATTCGGCAATGCCGGCAGCGAGCTCGAAGCGCTGATGGCACAGCCAGGCTACGAGCTTTTCGAAGCCTGCGACACAGCGCGCGACGATGTCTGCCTGATCGCCTTCACCTCCGGCACCACCGGCGAGCCGAAGGGCACGATGCATTTCCATCAGGACATGCTGGCGATCTGCGACTGCTACGGCGCGCGCGTGTTGAAAGCCTCTCCGGAGGACCGCTTCACCGGCTCGCCGCCGCTGGCCTTCACCTTCGGGCTCGGCGGGCTCGTGCTCTTCCCGATGCGGATCGGCGCGGCGATGGTGCTGCCCGAGAAGGCCGGCCCGGCCGACCTCCTCGACGCCATCGAGCGCTACAAGGTCAGCGTCGTCTTCACCGCGCCGACCGCCTATCGCGCCATCCTCGACAAGCTCGACGGGCGCGACATCGCTTCCCTCAGGATCTGCGTTTCGGCCGGCGAGGCCCTGCCCAAGGCGACTTTCGACGCCTGGCAGGCGCGGACGGGCATGCCGCTGCTCGACGGCATCGGCGCGACCGAGATGCTGCACATCTTCATCGGTGCGCCGCGCGAGGCAATCCGGCCGGGCTCGACCGGGATTCCGGTGCCGGGCTACGAAGCCAAGATCGTCGACGCCGAAGGCAGGGAGGTGCCGGACGGCACGCCCGGGCGTCTCGCGGTGCGCGGGCCTACCGGCTGCCGCTATCTCGCCGACCCGCGACAGGCGGTCTATGTCCTCGATGGCTGGAACGTCACCGGCGACACCTATCTGCGCGATGCGGACGGCTATTTCTGGTATCAGGCCCGCTCCGACGACATGATCATCTCGGCCGGCTACAACATCGCCGGCCCGGAGGTCGAAGCCTGCCTGCTGACGCATGAGGCGGTGGCGGAATGCGGCGTCGTCGGCGCGCCCTGCCCCGAGCGTGGCCAGATCGTGAAGGCTTATATCGTGCTGCGTGCCGGCGTCTCCGGCGATGAAGCGCTGGTCAAGGCGTTGCAGGACCATGTGAAGGCCAGTATCGCGCCCTACAAGTATCCGCGCGCCATCGAATTCGTCGACGCCCTGCCGAAGACGGCGACGGGCAAGCTGCAACGCTTCGCTCTGCGCCAGATCGCGCGTGGCGAGACCTGACCTCCAGACCAACCCGAGCCAAACGGCCGAAACCGAGGCAAGCATTCATGTCCGAACTTCCGCAATCGCGCGCCATCCTGCCCGAAGGCTGGCCGCAGCCCCGCGGCTATGCCAACGGCATGGTGGCGGAGGGCCGCGTGCTGGTGACGGGCGGCCTCGTCGGCTGGAACGCCGAGGGTGTCTTCGCGCAAGGCTTCATCGGCCAGCTGCGCCAGGCCTTCCTCAACATCAAGGCGGTGGTCGAGGCCGGCGGCGGGCGGGTCGAGGATATCGTGCGCCTGACCTGGTACGTCACCGACATCGCGACCTATCGCGCCAGCCTCAAGGAAATGGGGCCGGTCTATCGCGAGGTCTTCGGGCGGCATTTTCCGGCGATGGCGGTGGTCGCGGTGACCGCGCTGGTCGAGCTGGAGGCGCTGCTGGAGATCGAGGCGACGGCGGTGGTCGCGCGCTAGCTCGCGCGTCATGCTCGGGCTTGACCCGAGCATCTCATGACATGACGGCTCGGGAGCCTCTTTCTGAAAGAGATTCTCGGGTCGGCGCCCCGTCGCCCGAGAATGACGGCCGGGTAACCTAAATCCCCGCGCCGTCTTGCAACGTCCCGATAGGCGCCTTGCTCCAGAGCCGCATGTGGAGCGCCCGCAGGGCCGGGCGCAGCAGGATATCGCCGAAGGCCAGCGCCAATGAAACCGGCGCATTCCGGGTCAGCGCAAACGCCGCCGCGAACAGCCCCATTGTGCTCAGCACCCGCCAGCTCACGGCCGCGAGCCAGGCTCGACGATCGGGCGTGCCCCGCCGGCCGACGACCCGGATAACGTTGCGCCGCAAACGGGTGAGCGCGCCGCCCTCGACCACCACCTGCCCGGCGGATTCCTCGCCCGGCTCGACAAAGCCGAACGCGACCGTCTCGTTACTGATGCGATCGATCAGGATGAAGCCACCGAGCTCGTGGCTCTGCGCATAGGGCAGCGAGACCAGCGGCCGGTCGAGCCGGAGCGTCACGAGGCCGATGCCGTTCATGCGCAGGCTCTGCGCCGGGAGCGGCTTGAACCCCTCGATATCGATGCTGTGGTGCAGGGTCTCGACCGTCGCGCCGGCGCTCTGCGTCGCAAGCTTGACCAGGAACTGACCGCCCTCGAGCATGGCGCGCTCGCCCGTCCAGAGCAGGCGCGCCCGGAGCCCGCGGCTGACAGGCAATGCGGCGCCCGCGGCGACGATGACATCTCCGCGCGAGATGTCGATGTCGTCCTCCAGCGTCAGCGTCGCCGCCTGACCGGCAGCAATCTGCGCACCGTCGCCGGACGCGCCGATGATCCGGGCGATCCGGCTCCTGCGGCCGGATGGCAGCGCCAACACCGGGTCGCCGACGCGCGCCCGGCCGCTGACCGGCGTACCGGCATAGCCGCGAAAGTCGAGGTCGGGCCGGTTGACCCATTGCACCGGCAGGACGAAGCCGTTCTCGCGCGGGGCCGGAGCGTCAAGCGCCACGCTTTCGAGCAAGGGCAGCAGCGCCGGCCCGTCATACCAGGACATGGCGGCAGACCGGGCCATGACGTTGTCGCCGTCGCGTGCCGAGACCGGGACGAAGCGGACCGAGGCGAAACCGAGATCCTTCACCGCCGCGCGATAATCGGCCGCGATCTGCTCGAAGACCGCCTCGTCATAGTCGACGAGGTCCATCTTGTTGATCGCGACCACGACATGGCGGACGCCGACCAGCGAGACGATGAAGGAATGGCGCCGGGTTTGCGGCAGCAGGCCCTTGCGCGCATCGACGAGGATGATGGCGAGATCCGCGGTGGAGGCCCCGGTCGCCATGTTGCGGGTATACTGCTCGTGGCCGGGCGTGTCGGCGACGATGAAGCTGCGCTTCTCCGTGGCGAAATAGCGATAGGCGACATCGATGGTGATGCCCTGCTCGCGTTCCGCCGAAAGGCCGTCGACCAGCAGCGCGAAATCGAGCAGCGCACCTTGCGTCCCGAATCTGCGGGAATCGTTGTCCAGCGCGGAAAGCTGATCCTCGAAGACGGCGCCGGCCTCGTAGAGCATCCGGCCGATCAGCGTCGACTTGCCGTCGTCGACCGAGCCGCAGGTGATGAAGCGCAGCAGCGAATGCTGGCCGGTTTCGCTGACGCGGGGCGTATCATTCGCCGGAAACGGGGTCTGCGCCGGTTTCGGCGCCTTTTTCGTCTTCGTCAGATTCTTGGCGAGCGCGAAGCCCATCAGAAATAGCCTTCCTGCTTCTTCTGCTCCATCGAGCCGGAGCCGTCATGGTCGATGACGCGGCCCTGCCGCTCCGAGGATCGGGACGCGCGCATCTCGGCGATGATGTCGGTGAGACTCGCCGCTTCGCTCTCCACCGCCCCGGTCAGCGGGTAGCAACCCAGCGTGCGGAAGCGAACCATGCGGGTTTCGATCACCTCGCCGGGGCGCAGTTCCATGCGCTCGTCGTCGCGCATGATCCAGGCGCCGTCGCGCTGCACCACGGGGCGGGGCGCGGCGAAATAGAGCGGCACGACGGGGATGTTCTCCAGCGCGATGTAGTCCCAGACATCGCGCTCGGTCCAGTTCGAGAGCGGAAAGACCCGGAAGCTCTCGCCGCGATGCTTGCGGGTGTTGAAGAGCTGCCAGGGCTCCGGCCGCTGGTTCTTCGGGTCCCAGCGATGCTCCTCCGAGCGCAGTGAGAAGACCCGTTCCTTGGCCCGGCTCTTCTCCTCGTCGCGGCGCGCGCCACCGAAAGCGGCGTCGAACTTGTGGAGGTCGAGCGCCTGCTTCAACCCTTGCGTCTTCATCACGTCGGTATGGATGCGCGAGCCCGAGGCGAACGGGCTGATGCCGGCCTCGACGCCCTCGCGGTTTATATGGACGATCAGGTCGAGCCCGAGGCGCTTCGCCGTCTCGTCGCGGAAGGCGATCATGTCGCGGAACTTCCAGGTCGTGTCGACATGGAGCAGCGGGAAAGGCGGCCGGGCCGGGTAGAACGCCTTCATGGCGAGATGCAGCAGGACGGCGGAGTCCTTGCCGATCGAATAGAGCAGCACCGGCTTGTCGCAGGTCGCCACCACCTCGCGGATGATGAAGATGGCTTCGGCCTCGAGCTTCTGGAGATGGCTGAGCTGGATCATGCGGTCACCTGTGCCGGCGCGGGCTTGGCGCGCGCCAGTGTTCCGTCCGGCCCGACATGGAGGCCGCATTCCTTGGCGGCATCGTCCTCCCACCACCAGCGCCCAGCCCGCTCGGGCTCGCCGGGGCGAATGGCGCGGGTGCAGGGCTGGCAGCCGATCGAGACAAAGCCGCGTGCATGGAGCGGGTTGAGCGGCACGGCATTCTCTTCGGCGAAAGCCAGCGCGCGCTCACGCGTCCAGTCGATCAGCGGACTGGCCTTGACGAGACCGCGCGCGGCATCGGCCTCCGCGAGGGGAACAGCGCCGCGCGCGGCCGACTGGTCGGCCCGCAGGCCGGTCAGCCAGATATCGGCACCGGCGAGCGCCCGGCCGAGCGGCTCGACCTTGCGGATGCCGCAGCAGGATTTGCGGGCGTCGCGCGAGGCGTAAAAGCCATTGATGCCGTTCTGGCGGACATAGAGCTCGACCGCCTCGTGGCGCGGGTAATAGGGGCGGATCAGGATACCGTAACGCGCCTCCGTCTCCTGCCAGAGTGCATAGACCTCCGGAAAGAGCCGGCCCGTGTCGAGCGTGGCGAAGGTCACCGGCAGTTTCGCCGTCGCGATGAAGTGGGTCAGCACCTGGTCTTCGAGGCCGAAGGAGGTGGTGAAGACTACCGGACCTTGCGCGCTCGCCACGATGCCGGCGAGACGTTCGACAACTCCCGCCTCGGCGAACGCCCCATTGAGCGCAGCCGCACGCTGCGCTAGACGCACCTCTGCCGGCACGGTCGTCACGGGTTCTTCCGAGCCGAGGCTGCTCGCCATGGTCCTGGCCACCTGTTCGGTAAATCGAACGAACCACTTATACCCATGGCGGCTAAGGTTCAATTTACAGCAGGTAGCGTGTTTTTTCTTATTTCACTTCTATTGGAGAAGTTTGTTTTGGCGGACGCTTCCGACGCCGCCGGGAGCGGTGCTCCGGAATGGATCCCGGATCTCCCTGCGGTCGCCCGGGATGACCCGCGCGGAAGTGGAAAGACAGAACAAGGCACTACCCTTCAATGGAAATCCCGCGACTTCGGCAGGATTCGCACATTGCGTGGATGGCGGTGGCGCGGCAGCGGCGGGTTCTTCAGCT encodes:
- a CDS encoding Acyl-CoA dehydrogenase codes for the protein MNSAPRLGLDILGDTLDWPFFEERHRAFAAELSGWADSHLAALPHDDVDEACRARVAALGAAGFLKAAVPAAYGGLNDKLDVRTLCLAREILAAHDGLADFSFAMQGLGTGSISIAGSEAMKRRILPDVATGKRIAAFALSEKEAGSDVAAMATTATPDGASHVRIDGEKSWISNGGIADHFVVFARTGEAPGARGLSAFLVEADTPGLTIAERIEVIAPHPLATLRFEGCRVPIENRIGGPGDGFKVAMATLDIFRSTVGAAALGFARRALHETLAHANGRKLFGGTLGDLQLSQAAIADSGAQVDAAALLVYRAAWTKDRGAARVTREAALAKLVATENAQRVIDRAVQIHGGLGVTKGVKVEELYREIRALRIYEGASEVQKVVIARDLLKAHAGRAHL
- a CDS encoding Acyl-coenzyme A synthetases/AMP-(fatty) acid ligases, whose translation is MTATGFARSGHQDSFARDNLPPRESWPDLRLEEAGLSYPERLNCVAELLDRHIAEGHGGRTAVLAPDLHWSYADLADKVNRIANVLTRDLGMVSGNRVLLRAGNTPMMVAAYLAVIKAGGVAVATMPMLRAGELAYPLRKAKIALALCDHRLTGELEAAKAQVPELARIVAFGNAGSELEALMAQPGYELFEACDTARDDVCLIAFTSGTTGEPKGTMHFHQDMLAICDCYGARVLKASPEDRFTGSPPLAFTFGLGGLVLFPMRIGAAMVLPEKAGPADLLDAIERYKVSVVFTAPTAYRAILDKLDGRDIASLRICVSAGEALPKATFDAWQARTGMPLLDGIGATEMLHIFIGAPREAIRPGSTGIPVPGYEAKIVDAEGREVPDGTPGRLAVRGPTGCRYLADPRQAVYVLDGWNVTGDTYLRDADGYFWYQARSDDMIISAGYNIAGPEVEACLLTHEAVAECGVVGAPCPERGQIVKAYIVLRAGVSGDEALVKALQDHVKASIAPYKYPRAIEFVDALPKTATGKLQRFALRQIARGET
- a CDS encoding Enamine deaminase RidA, with translation MSELPQSRAILPEGWPQPRGYANGMVAEGRVLVTGGLVGWNAEGVFAQGFIGQLRQAFLNIKAVVEAGGGRVEDIVRLTWYVTDIATYRASLKEMGPVYREVFGRHFPAMAVVAVTALVELEALLEIEATAVVAR
- the cysN gene encoding Sulfate adenylyltransferase subunit 1, encoding MGFALAKNLTKTKKAPKPAQTPFPANDTPRVSETGQHSLLRFITCGSVDDGKSTLIGRMLYEAGAVFEDQLSALDNDSRRFGTQGALLDFALLVDGLSAEREQGITIDVAYRYFATEKRSFIVADTPGHEQYTRNMATGASTADLAIILVDARKGLLPQTRRHSFIVSLVGVRHVVVAINKMDLVDYDEAVFEQIAADYRAAVKDLGFASVRFVPVSARDGDNVMARSAAMSWYDGPALLPLLESVALDAPAPRENGFVLPVQWVNRPDLDFRGYAGTPVSGRARVGDPVLALPSGRRSRIARIIGASGDGAQIAAGQAATLTLEDDIDISRGDVIVAAGAALPVSRGLRARLLWTGERAMLEGGQFLVKLATQSAGATVETLHHSIDIEGFKPLPAQSLRMNGIGLVTLRLDRPLVSLPYAQSHELGGFILIDRISNETVAFGFVEPGEESAGQVVVEGGALTRLRRNVIRVVGRRGTPDRRAWLAAVSWRVLSTMGLFAAAFALTRNAPVSLALAFGDILLRPALRALHMRLWSKAPIGTLQDGAGI
- the cysD gene encoding sulfate adenylyltransferase subunit 2, whose amino-acid sequence is MIQLSHLQKLEAEAIFIIREVVATCDKPVLLYSIGKDSAVLLHLAMKAFYPARPPFPLLHVDTTWKFRDMIAFRDETAKRLGLDLIVHINREGVEAGISPFASGSRIHTDVMKTQGLKQALDLHKFDAAFGGARRDEEKSRAKERVFSLRSEEHRWDPKNQRPEPWQLFNTRKHRGESFRVFPLSNWTERDVWDYIALENIPVVPLYFAAPRPVVQRDGAWIMRDDERMELRPGEVIETRMVRFRTLGCYPLTGAVESEAASLTDIIAEMRASRSSERQGRVIDHDGSGSMEQKKQEGYF
- the cysH gene encoding Adenosine 5'-phosphosulfate reductase, with product MASSLGSEEPVTTVPAEVRLAQRAAALNGAFAEAGVVERLAGIVASAQGPVVFTTSFGLEDQVLTHFIATAKLPVTFATLDTGRLFPEVYALWQETEARYGILIRPYYPRHEAVELYVRQNGINGFYASRDARKSCCGIRKVEPLGRALAGADIWLTGLRADQSAARGAVPLAEADAARGLVKASPLIDWTRERALAFAEENAVPLNPLHARGFVSIGCQPCTRAIRPGEPERAGRWWWEDDAAKECGLHVGPDGTLARAKPAPAQVTA